In a single window of the Fusobacterium sp. genome:
- a CDS encoding nuclear transport factor 2 family protein — protein MKQDIVMKFVEAINAQNLPIIIDMMSENFYFIDTYGNKENREQMKIGWQEYFNWFPDYLIEVYDYIESDKFSVIIGKASASYLGNKEKYWEFPACWKVIVSENQIQTWQVFCDSKKQLDSMN, from the coding sequence ATGAAGCAAGATATTGTAATGAAATTTGTTGAAGCAATCAATGCCCAAAACTTGCCAATCATTATTGATATGATGTCAGAAAATTTTTATTTTATTGATACCTATGGTAATAAAGAAAATAGGGAACAAATGAAAATAGGTTGGCAAGAATATTTCAATTGGTTTCCTGATTACCTTATTGAAGTTTATGATTATATTGAAAGTGATAAATTTTCTGTTATCATAGGAAAAGCAAGTGCTTCATATTTAGGAAACAAAGAAAAATACTGGGAATTTCCTGCTTGTTGGAAAGTTATAGTCAGTGAAAATCAAATTCAAACATGGCAAGTATTTTGTGATTCAAAAAAGCAATTAGATTCTATGAATTAA
- the nfo gene encoding deoxyribonuclease IV, with protein sequence MEITREEKIKRKFIGAHVSIVGGPFNAPKNAKEIGARAFGMFVKNQRRWEAKPLTDEDIEKFKKALKENNYTNEYILPHDSYLINLGTKDEEKREKSLNAFIEEIKRCDQLGLKYLNTHPGSHLNEISEDECINNIADCINKAIEATENIVIVLENTSGQGSNMGYKFEHLGKIIEKVKNKERIGTCIDTCHTITAGYELKDEIGYKKTMDEFEKYVGFKYLKGVHLNDSKFNTGSRKDRHDSIGKGILGMEFFERFMNDERFDNIPIILETIDSSIWKEEISLLYSLIK encoded by the coding sequence ATGGAAATAACAAGAGAAGAAAAAATTAAAAGAAAGTTTATTGGTGCTCATGTCAGTATAGTTGGTGGACCTTTTAATGCTCCTAAAAATGCGAAAGAAATTGGAGCCAGAGCTTTTGGAATGTTTGTTAAAAATCAAAGAAGATGGGAAGCTAAACCATTAACTGATGAAGATATAGAAAAATTTAAAAAAGCTTTAAAGGAAAACAACTATACAAATGAATATATTTTACCTCATGATAGTTATCTTATAAACTTAGGTACAAAAGATGAAGAAAAAAGAGAAAAGTCTCTGAATGCTTTTATCGAAGAAATAAAAAGATGTGACCAGTTAGGATTGAAATATCTTAATACTCATCCTGGTAGCCATTTAAATGAAATATCTGAAGATGAGTGCATTAATAATATAGCAGACTGTATAAATAAAGCTATTGAAGCTACAGAAAATATAGTCATAGTACTGGAAAATACATCTGGACAAGGTTCTAATATGGGATATAAATTTGAACATTTAGGAAAAATTATTGAAAAAGTAAAAAACAAAGAAAGAATAGGTACATGTATTGATACTTGTCATACAATAACAGCGGGATATGAATTAAAAGATGAAATCGGTTATAAAAAAACTATGGACGAATTTGAAAAATATGTTGGATTTAAATATCTTAAGGGAGTCCATTTAAATGATTCTAAATTTAATACAGGAAGCAGAAAAGATAGACACGACAGCATAGGAAAAGGTATATTAGGTATGGAATTTTTTGAAAGATTTATGAATGATGAAAGATTTGATAATATTCCTATTATCTTGGAAACTATAGACAGTTCTATCTGGAAAGAGGAAATAAGCCTTTTATATAGTCTTATCAAATAA
- a CDS encoding nitroreductase family protein yields the protein MDFLSRRTIRKFKEKNVEKEVVMELMKTALVSPSGRNQRPYEYVVIDDKEIIKKLSVSKENGAGFAAGAPLMIVIFGHVNPTWDDDCAIASTVIQLKAHELGLGSCWIQTKEKVDAEGNSTDENIKKILGAPSELKVHNMIALGYPAEEKPAYTDSDIDMAKLHFNKF from the coding sequence ATGGATTTTTTAAGTAGAAGAACAATAAGAAAATTTAAAGAAAAAAATGTAGAAAAAGAAGTTGTTATGGAGCTTATGAAAACTGCTTTAGTATCTCCAAGTGGAAGAAATCAAAGACCTTATGAATATGTAGTAATAGATGATAAAGAGATAATAAAAAAATTATCTGTGTCTAAAGAAAATGGAGCAGGGTTTGCTGCTGGAGCTCCTCTTATGATAGTTATATTTGGACATGTAAATCCTACTTGGGATGATGATTGTGCTATTGCAAGTACTGTAATTCAACTAAAAGCACATGAACTTGGACTTGGATCATGCTGGATACAGACCAAAGAGAAAGTGGATGCTGAAGGAAATTCAACTGATGAAAATATAAAAAAAATACTTGGTGCTCCATCAGAATTAAAAGTACATAATATGATAGCTTTGGGATATCCAGCTGAAGAAAAACCAGCTTATACAGATTCTGATATTGATATGGCTAAACTTCATTTTAATAAATTTTAA